Proteins encoded together in one Pontiella desulfatans window:
- a CDS encoding ferredoxin, translated as MKFTVDKDLCVGCEACNGIAPEVFEFPDGYSKVKIDPVPEALQESALKAEANCPAQAISHQE; from the coding sequence ATGAAATTCACAGTAGACAAGGATCTTTGCGTCGGTTGCGAAGCGTGCAATGGCATCGCCCCGGAAGTTTTTGAATTCCCGGATGGCTATTCCAAGGTAAAGATCGACCCCGTCCCCGAGGCACTGCAGGAAAGCGCCCTCAAGGCCGAAGCGAACTGCCCGGCCCAGGCCATCTCCCATCAGGAGTGA